The Prosthecobacter algae genome has a segment encoding these proteins:
- a CDS encoding Bax inhibitor-1/YccA family protein has translation MRTSNPLLNESTFQSPAHAGHGQMTLQGTVNKTAFLLFLTFATAIYTWNMAMTDPAAAMTWVIGGAIAGFILALITSFKPVWSPVTGSLYALAEGLFLGGLSARYEMQFHGIALQAILLTGGVLLALLAAYSMRLIRATENFKLGIFAATGGIALVYLVTIVLGMFGIQIPYIHGSGMIGIGFSIAVVIIAALNLVLDFDFIENGCAHGAPKYMEWYAAFGLLVTLVWLYVEILRLLSKLARRD, from the coding sequence ATGCGCACGTCGAACCCACTGCTCAACGAATCCACCTTCCAGTCACCCGCCCACGCCGGTCACGGCCAGATGACCCTCCAGGGCACGGTGAACAAGACGGCTTTCCTCCTCTTCCTCACCTTCGCCACGGCCATTTATACCTGGAACATGGCCATGACCGATCCCGCCGCCGCCATGACCTGGGTCATTGGTGGGGCTATCGCCGGTTTTATCCTGGCCCTCATCACCAGCTTCAAGCCCGTCTGGTCCCCCGTCACCGGCAGCCTTTACGCCCTTGCCGAAGGCCTCTTCCTCGGCGGTCTCTCCGCCCGTTATGAGATGCAGTTCCACGGCATCGCCCTTCAGGCCATCCTGCTCACCGGCGGCGTCCTCCTCGCCCTGCTGGCCGCCTATTCCATGCGTCTCATCCGTGCCACGGAAAACTTCAAGCTCGGCATCTTCGCTGCCACCGGCGGCATCGCCCTCGTTTACCTCGTCACCATCGTGCTGGGCATGTTCGGCATCCAGATCCCCTACATTCATGGCAGCGGCATGATCGGCATCGGCTTCAGCATCGCTGTGGTTATCATCGCCGCGCTGAACCTCGTCCTGGACTTCGACTTCATCGAAAACGGCTGCGCCCACGGTGCCCCGAAATACATGGAGTGGTATGCCGCCTTCGGCCTCCTGGTCACCCTCGTCTGGCTCTACGTGGAAATCCTCCGCCTGCTGTCCAAACTGGCCCGCCGGGATTGA